In one Phyllostomus discolor isolate MPI-MPIP mPhyDis1 chromosome 8, mPhyDis1.pri.v3, whole genome shotgun sequence genomic region, the following are encoded:
- the LOC114503665 gene encoding LOW QUALITY PROTEIN: zinc finger protein 14-like (The sequence of the model RefSeq protein was modified relative to this genomic sequence to represent the inferred CDS: inserted 4 bases in 2 codons; substituted 1 base at 1 genomic stop codon), with protein sequence MLWSHCGTAEGLVDPTEPEFSTRRIRSDLVAFEDVAVRFSLEEWALLQPAQKKFYREVMWETFRNLASVSKDDKSHLVERLHKGEKNGQCGENVGFIPNLNVKKKTFPGGKPWEYSVWGKVFIDQSSHNGDITCHNGHKPSEYQKYGEKPYKCNMCGRAFSYLQCFEKHEQNHNVEKPYKCVECGKTFMWFKTLQRHMITHTADAPYRCKVCVKTFSSSTSLQICERTHRGEKPYQCQHXGKTFRCYKSFQRHERNHTEEKPYQCKKCSKAFMYSSYLRIHERTHTEEKLYQCTECGKAFRSPSSLQPHKRTHIGEKPYECKECGKALSNNRSLQIHERTHTGEKPYECKHCGKTFSAPNYVRKHERTHIAEKPYECKECGKSFRFSNSLQTHERTHTGEKPYECKECGKSFRYSSSLQMHKRIHKGEEPYVCKKCSKTFRYPSNLXIHERIHSGEXSYECKECGKAFISYSSLQMHERTHTGEKPFECKHCGKAFISKIPAKTRENAGLTYSFSM encoded by the exons ATGCTGTGGTCTCACTGCGGCACAGCAGAAGGCCTGGTGGACCCCACTGAGCCTGAGTTTTCTACACGAAGGATTCGGAGT GACTTGGTGGCCTTTGAGGATGTGGCTGTGCGCTTCAGTCTGGAGGAGTGGGCTTTACTGCAGCCTGCACAGAAGAAGTTCTACAGAGAAGTGATGTGGGAAACCTTCAGGAACCTGGCCTCAGTCAGTAAGGATGACAA AAGTCACCTTGTAGAGAGACTCcataaaggtgaaaaaaatggCCAATGTGGGGAAAATGTTGGCTTTATTCCAAATCTCAATgtgaagaagaaaacttttcCTGGAGGAAAACCCTGGGAATATAGTGTGTGGGGGAAAGTCTTCATAGATCAGTCATCCCATAATGGGGATATCACATGTCACAATGGACACAAACCCTCTGAGTATCAGAAATATGGAGAGAAGCCATATAAGTGTAACATGTGTGGGAGAGCTTTCAGCTATCTTCAGTGTTttgaaaaacatgaacaaaatcacAATGTTGAGAAACCCTATAAATGTGTGGAATGTGGGAAAACCTTCATGTGGTTCAAAACCCTTCAGAGACACATGATCACACACACTGCAGATGCTCCTTACAGATGTAAGGTGTGTGTGAAAACCTTCAGTTCTTCAACTTCATTGCAAATATGTGAAAGAACCCACAGAGGAGAGAAGCCTTACCAATGTCAACA TGGAAAAACCTTCAGATGttataaaagttttcaaagacatgaaagaaatcaCACTGAAGAGAAACCCTATCAGTGTAAAAAATGTAGTAAAGCATTCATGTATTCCAGTTATCTTCGAATCCATGAAAGAACTCACACTGAAGAAAAACTCTATCAGTGTACAGAGTGTGGAAAGGCCTTCAGATCTCCCAGTTCCTTACAACCACACAAAAGGACTCACataggagagaaaccctatgaatgcaAGGAATGTGGAAAAGCCCTCAGTAATAATAGGTCCTTACAAATACATGAAAggactcacactggagagaaaccatatGAATGTAAACATTGTGGTAAAACCTTCAGTGCTCCCAATTATGTTCGAAAACATGAAAGAACTCACATTGCAgaaaaaccctatgaatgtaaggaatgtggaaaaTCCTTTAGGTTTTCTAATTCCTTGCAAACACACGAAAGgactcacacaggagagaaaccctatgaatgtaaagaATGTGGAAAATCCTTCAGATATTCTAGTTCTTTACAAATGCACAAAAGGATTCACAAAGGAGAGGAACCCTATGTGtgtaaaaaatgtagtaaaacatTCAGATATCCCAGCAATCTTTGAATACATGAAAGAATTCACAGTGGAGA ATCTTATGAATGTAAAGAGTGTGGAAAGGCCTTCATATCTTACAGTTCCTTACAAATGCATGAGCGGACTCACACTGGGGAGAAACCTTTTGAATGTAAACATTGTGGTAAAGCCTTCATCTCGAAAATCCCTGCAAAGACACGTGAAAATGCAGGCTTGACATACAGCTTTTCAATGTAA
- the LOC114502299 gene encoding LOW QUALITY PROTEIN: plasmolipin-like (The sequence of the model RefSeq protein was modified relative to this genomic sequence to represent the inferred CDS: deleted 1 base in 1 codon), with product MAQFLSKESTRTSSPAQGSGTQVLALGFVCSILRALLLLQVVLRLLVWALIADTFYHLCPAHGWVMLLAVFLWLVTIIFFRLYLFRLHMKLYMVPWPPVLMIFNTGNTVLYITAFITGFPEVEQTSLKGAWPYKQQEAASFSAYSMVIACGVSTFFSFQAWRGVGSNAATSQMAGGYA from the exons ATGGCTCAATTCCTGTCTAAAGAGAGCACGCGGACCAGCAGCCCTGCTCAGGGCTCTGGCACCCAGGTCTTGGCGCTGGGCTTCGTGTGCTCCATCCTCAGAGCGCTCCTGTTGCTGCAAGTGGTGCTGCGGCTCTTGGTGTGGGCCCTGATTGCCGACACCTTCTACCACTTGTGCCCAGCCCACGGCTGGGTGATGCTCCTTGCTGTCTTCCTCTGGCTGGTGACTATCATCTTCTTTCGT CTCTACCTGTTTCGGCTGCACATGAAGTTGTACATGGTGCCCTGGCCGCCGGTGTTAATGATATTTAACACGGGCAACACCGTTCTCTACATCACAGCCTTCATCACTGGTTTCCCTGAGGTTGAGCAGACGTCACTGAAAGGCGCCTGGCCTTATAAGCAGCAGGAAGCTGCCTCCTTCTCTGCCTATTCAATGGTGATTGCCTGTGGAGTGAGCACTTTCTTCAGCTTCCAGGCCTGGCGAGGAGTAGGCAGCAATGCAGCCACTAGTCAGATGGCTGGCGGCTATGCCTGA